A single genomic interval of Tsukamurella paurometabola harbors:
- the pheT gene encoding phenylalanine--tRNA ligase subunit beta — protein MRVAQSWLTEILRRDTPDWGVTADELDAGFVRVGFEVEEVDSLDTVTGPLKIGRVAHIEELTNFRKPIRFCQVDVGEAEPRGIVCGARNFAEGDLIVAALPGAVLPGGFEIASRKTYDHVSDGMICSVSELGLGNDHSGILVLPAGTAEPGDDAKPVLGMDDTVIELNVTPDRGYAFSVRGLARELACGYDLPFTDITTPSPALGSGAGGVDVTVEPESGCTRFTALRVEGIDPKAVSPWWLQRRLLTSGVRPISPAVDVTNYLMLLSGQPLHAFDADTVRGGLVVRAARAGETLETLDHVVRKLDPEDAVIVDDSGPVSLAGVMGGATTEVGDETVNVILEGAVWNPVKVFRTGKRHKLSSDAAKRYERTVDPAISVWTVREAARLLTEIAGGTVVGDLTDLGGYEERPQVTIAADRPDRVAGITYAAGTTVRRLTQIGCAVQGESSLTVTPPTWRPDLTMVADLVEEVLRLEGLEQIPPVLPAAPGGRGLSARQRRRRTVSRSLAHTGHVEVLTSPFLPAGVFDTWGLEADDPRRNTTTVLNPLEVDRPSLATTLLPGLLEILARNVSRGQRDLALYTIAQVVLPSEATAAVDPIPVDRRPTAEQIEELNASLPSQPEHIALVFAGRRTPSGPWGEGRPADATDAFEAAREIGRASNIELTLRAAQFAPFHPGRCAEVLAGDVVVGHAGELHPAVLERAGLPARTCAVELDLDAIPLVENLPAPVVSPFPAVLQDVAVVVDAAVPAEAVRAALADGAGELLEAISLFDVFTGAQVGEGRKSMAFSLRFRAGDRTLTEDEASAARDAAVARASETVGAVLR, from the coding sequence GTGCGTGTTGCACAGTCATGGCTCACCGAGATCCTCCGCCGCGACACCCCCGACTGGGGTGTCACGGCCGACGAGCTGGACGCCGGGTTCGTGCGCGTCGGCTTCGAGGTCGAGGAGGTCGACTCGCTCGACACCGTGACCGGCCCGCTGAAGATCGGCCGCGTCGCGCACATCGAGGAACTCACGAACTTCCGCAAGCCCATCCGGTTCTGCCAGGTGGACGTCGGCGAGGCCGAGCCGCGGGGCATCGTCTGCGGCGCCCGGAACTTCGCCGAGGGCGACCTCATCGTCGCCGCCCTGCCCGGCGCCGTGCTGCCCGGTGGTTTCGAGATCGCGTCCCGCAAGACCTACGACCACGTCTCCGACGGGATGATCTGCTCGGTGTCGGAACTCGGGCTGGGCAACGACCACTCGGGGATCCTCGTGCTGCCGGCGGGGACCGCGGAGCCCGGCGACGACGCGAAGCCGGTGCTCGGGATGGACGACACCGTCATCGAACTCAACGTGACCCCCGACCGCGGCTACGCCTTCTCGGTACGCGGCCTCGCCCGCGAGCTCGCCTGCGGCTACGACCTGCCGTTCACCGACATCACGACCCCGTCGCCCGCGCTGGGCTCGGGTGCCGGCGGGGTGGACGTCACGGTCGAGCCCGAGTCGGGCTGCACCCGGTTCACCGCTCTGCGCGTCGAGGGCATCGACCCGAAGGCGGTCAGCCCGTGGTGGCTGCAGCGCCGCCTGCTCACCTCCGGCGTGCGACCGATCAGCCCGGCGGTCGACGTGACGAACTACCTCATGCTGCTCAGCGGCCAGCCCCTGCACGCGTTCGACGCCGACACGGTGCGGGGCGGCCTCGTCGTCCGCGCCGCGCGTGCCGGCGAGACCCTGGAGACGCTCGATCACGTGGTGCGGAAGCTCGATCCGGAGGACGCGGTCATCGTCGACGACTCCGGCCCCGTGTCGCTCGCGGGTGTGATGGGCGGCGCGACGACCGAGGTCGGCGACGAGACGGTCAACGTGATCCTCGAGGGCGCCGTGTGGAACCCGGTCAAGGTGTTCCGCACCGGCAAGCGGCACAAGCTCAGTTCGGACGCGGCCAAGCGGTACGAGCGCACCGTCGACCCCGCCATCTCGGTGTGGACCGTCCGGGAGGCGGCCCGCCTGCTCACCGAGATCGCGGGCGGCACCGTCGTGGGCGACCTCACGGATCTGGGCGGATACGAGGAGCGCCCGCAGGTGACGATCGCGGCGGACCGTCCGGACCGAGTCGCCGGAATCACCTACGCCGCGGGCACCACGGTGCGCCGCCTCACCCAGATCGGCTGTGCCGTGCAGGGGGAGAGCAGCCTGACCGTGACCCCGCCGACGTGGCGCCCCGACCTGACCATGGTCGCCGACCTGGTCGAGGAGGTGCTCCGCCTCGAGGGGCTGGAGCAGATCCCGCCGGTGCTGCCCGCCGCGCCGGGCGGTCGGGGCCTCAGCGCCCGGCAGCGCCGGCGCCGCACGGTGAGCCGCTCGCTCGCGCACACCGGCCACGTCGAGGTGCTCACCAGCCCGTTCCTGCCCGCCGGCGTCTTCGACACCTGGGGCCTGGAGGCCGACGACCCGCGTCGCAACACCACGACGGTGCTCAACCCGCTGGAGGTCGACCGCCCGTCGCTCGCGACCACGCTGCTCCCCGGCCTGCTGGAGATCCTGGCGCGCAACGTCTCCCGCGGGCAGCGCGACCTCGCGCTGTACACGATCGCGCAGGTGGTGCTTCCATCGGAGGCCACGGCCGCGGTCGACCCGATCCCCGTCGACCGGCGCCCCACCGCTGAGCAGATCGAGGAGCTCAACGCGTCGCTGCCGAGCCAGCCGGAGCACATCGCTCTCGTGTTCGCCGGGCGGCGCACCCCCTCCGGCCCCTGGGGCGAGGGGCGGCCCGCCGACGCGACGGACGCCTTCGAGGCCGCGCGCGAGATCGGCCGGGCGAGCAACATCGAGCTCACGCTACGGGCGGCCCAGTTCGCGCCGTTCCATCCGGGCCGGTGTGCGGAGGTCCTCGCCGGTGACGTCGTGGTGGGCCACGCGGGCGAGCTGCACCCGGCCGTGCTCGAGCGTGCCGGGCTCCCGGCGCGGACCTGCGCCGTCGAGCTCGACCTCGACGCGATCCCGCTCGTCGAGAACCTGCCCGCGCCTGTGGTCTCGCCGTTCCCGGCGGTGCTGCAGGACGTGGCGGTCGTCGTCGACGCCGCGGTCCCCGCGGAAGCCGTCCGGGCCGCGCTGGCCGACGGAGCCGGGGAACTCCTCGAGGCGATCTCGCTGTTCGACGTCTTCACGGGCGCGCAGGTGGGCGAGGGCCGCAAGTCGATGGCCTTCTCGCTGCGCTTCCGCGCGGGCGATCGCACGCTGACCGAGGACGAGGCCTCCGCAGCTCGCGACGCCGCCGTGGCGAGGGCTTCAGAGACCGTCGGCGCCGTTCTCCGCTGA
- a CDS encoding flavin-containing monooxygenase: MTAIAESAQDVATGPQERVDAWLAQFEAALVARDVAAASELFEPGGFWRDLVSFTWNLHTSEGRDQIAAMLTARLDGTAPSGFATTDPASGDEVAEAFIGFETGVGRGKGHVRIRRGEDGVDRAWTLLTTLRELKGHEESFGPNRPMGAVHGAHNVAPTWAERREQEEAELGRSIQPDTLVIGGGQGGIALGARLRQLGVPALVVDKYDRPGDQWRGRYKSLCLHDPVWYDHLPYLPFPANWPVFAPKDKIGDWLEMYTRVMEVPYWSRTEALSASYDEAKGEWTVEVNKDGERLTLHPKQLVLATGMSGKPNIPDFPGMDVFQGEQHHSSKHPGPDAYAGKRVVVIGANNSALDISKALIEAGAEVTMVQRSSTHIIKSESLMEHGLGDLYSERALANGVTTDKADMIFASLPYRIMNEFQKPIYDKVREIDADFYRGLEDAGYELDFGDDDSGLFMKYLRRGSGYYIDVGAAGLIIDGSIKLAKGQVDHLSENSVVLKDGKELPADLVVYATGYGSMNGWAADLMGQETADRLGKCWGLGSDTTKDPGPWEGEQRNMWKPTQVPGLWMMGGNLHQSRHYSLYLALQLKARYEGIDTPVYKLAEVHHTS; this comes from the coding sequence ATGACCGCGATCGCGGAATCGGCACAGGACGTCGCCACCGGCCCCCAGGAGCGAGTGGACGCCTGGCTCGCGCAGTTCGAGGCGGCGCTCGTCGCGCGTGACGTCGCCGCGGCGTCGGAGTTGTTCGAGCCCGGCGGCTTCTGGCGTGATCTGGTGTCGTTCACCTGGAACCTGCACACCAGCGAGGGCCGCGACCAGATCGCCGCGATGCTCACCGCGCGCCTCGACGGCACGGCTCCGAGCGGCTTCGCGACCACCGACCCCGCGTCGGGCGACGAGGTCGCCGAGGCCTTCATCGGCTTCGAGACCGGCGTCGGTCGCGGCAAGGGGCACGTGCGCATCCGCCGGGGTGAGGACGGCGTCGACCGGGCCTGGACACTCCTGACCACGCTGCGCGAGCTCAAGGGCCACGAGGAGTCCTTCGGCCCCAACCGGCCCATGGGCGCGGTGCACGGCGCGCACAACGTCGCGCCGACCTGGGCCGAGCGCCGCGAACAGGAGGAGGCCGAACTCGGGCGCTCGATCCAGCCCGACACGCTCGTCATCGGCGGTGGTCAGGGCGGCATCGCGCTCGGCGCGCGCCTGCGGCAGCTCGGCGTGCCGGCGCTGGTCGTCGACAAGTACGACCGCCCGGGCGATCAGTGGCGCGGCCGCTACAAGTCGCTGTGCCTGCACGACCCCGTCTGGTACGACCACCTGCCGTACCTGCCCTTCCCCGCCAACTGGCCCGTCTTCGCCCCGAAGGACAAGATCGGCGACTGGCTGGAGATGTACACCCGCGTGATGGAGGTGCCCTACTGGTCGCGCACCGAGGCGCTGTCCGCGTCCTACGACGAGGCCAAGGGCGAGTGGACCGTCGAGGTGAACAAGGACGGCGAGCGGCTGACGCTGCACCCCAAGCAACTCGTCCTCGCGACGGGCATGTCAGGCAAACCGAACATCCCCGACTTCCCCGGCATGGACGTCTTCCAGGGCGAGCAGCACCACTCCAGCAAGCACCCGGGACCCGACGCCTACGCGGGCAAGAGGGTCGTGGTGATCGGCGCGAACAACTCGGCCCTCGACATCAGCAAGGCCCTCATCGAGGCCGGCGCCGAGGTGACCATGGTGCAGCGCAGCTCCACCCACATCATCAAGTCCGAGTCGCTCATGGAGCACGGCCTGGGCGACCTGTACAGCGAGCGCGCGCTCGCGAACGGAGTGACCACCGACAAGGCGGACATGATCTTCGCCTCGCTCCCGTACCGGATCATGAACGAGTTCCAGAAGCCGATCTACGACAAGGTGCGCGAGATCGACGCCGACTTCTACCGCGGCCTCGAGGACGCCGGGTACGAGCTGGACTTCGGCGACGACGATTCGGGCCTGTTCATGAAGTACCTGCGCCGCGGCTCGGGCTACTACATCGACGTCGGCGCCGCCGGCCTCATCATCGACGGGTCGATCAAGCTGGCCAAGGGGCAGGTCGACCACCTGTCCGAGAACAGCGTCGTCCTCAAGGACGGGAAGGAGTTGCCCGCCGACCTCGTCGTGTACGCCACCGGCTACGGCTCGATGAACGGCTGGGCCGCGGACCTCATGGGCCAGGAGACCGCCGATCGCCTCGGCAAGTGCTGGGGCCTCGGTTCCGACACCACCAAGGACCCCGGCCCGTGGGAGGGCGAGCAGCGGAACATGTGGAAGCCCACGCAGGTGCCCGGCCTGTGGATGATGGGCGGCAACCTGCACCAGTCACGCCACTACTCGCTCTACCTGGCGCTCCAGCTCAAGGCCCGGTACGAGGGCATCGACACCCCCGTCTACAAGCTCGCCGAGGTGCATCACACCAGCTAG
- a CDS encoding helix-turn-helix domain-containing protein, producing the protein MAHAVEPAVAHGEDPRTYARLLAEVYDATMAGERPPARPREVIGDSWERVIAAGLRPDSGAGPAIHSADLSRLRRESGLMGLIDDFTAGLAPITDAGSSIMVVSDAEGRLLWRSGSTRVLREADRLGFVEGAAWSENDVGTNAIGTALASRAAVQTFSAEHFARNQHPWTCSAAPVRDRRTGRVLGVVDVSGPASTVHPTTLALVAAVAGLAEATLREAHLAGLDQLRTVAAPLLAGLAGPGLVVDSHGWVAAVGQLAPCTRVTLPNVVDSAHLWLPELGQCTVEPLPGGWLLRPVAEEPRDGATRVTLDLRAGRTPSVTVAGATGEWRHQLTPRHAQILELLADGRGHTAAQVAEALFGDAARVVTVRAEISRLRRVLSGLIAAQPYRFADAAVVETLR; encoded by the coding sequence GTGGCACACGCAGTCGAGCCGGCCGTGGCGCACGGAGAGGACCCCCGGACCTACGCGCGTCTGCTGGCCGAGGTGTACGACGCGACGATGGCCGGGGAGCGACCGCCCGCGCGTCCGCGCGAGGTGATCGGCGACTCCTGGGAACGCGTGATCGCCGCAGGCCTGCGGCCCGATTCGGGTGCCGGCCCCGCGATCCACTCCGCCGACCTGTCCCGGCTGCGCCGCGAATCCGGACTGATGGGGCTCATCGACGACTTCACCGCGGGTCTCGCCCCGATCACGGACGCCGGTTCGAGCATCATGGTGGTCTCGGACGCCGAGGGACGCCTGCTGTGGCGCAGCGGCTCCACCCGGGTGCTCCGCGAGGCCGACCGGCTCGGCTTCGTCGAGGGGGCCGCCTGGTCGGAGAACGATGTGGGCACCAACGCGATCGGCACCGCGCTGGCGTCCCGCGCCGCCGTGCAGACCTTCTCGGCCGAGCACTTCGCCCGCAACCAGCACCCGTGGACGTGCTCCGCCGCGCCCGTCCGGGATCGCCGCACCGGTCGGGTCCTCGGCGTCGTCGATGTCAGCGGCCCCGCCTCCACCGTGCACCCCACCACGCTCGCGTTGGTCGCCGCCGTCGCCGGCCTCGCCGAGGCGACGCTGCGCGAGGCGCACCTCGCCGGCCTCGACCAACTGCGCACCGTGGCCGCTCCGCTGCTCGCGGGCCTCGCCGGGCCGGGCCTCGTCGTCGACTCCCACGGCTGGGTCGCGGCCGTCGGGCAGCTCGCGCCGTGCACGCGCGTGACCCTCCCGAACGTCGTGGATTCGGCGCATCTGTGGCTCCCGGAGCTGGGGCAGTGCACCGTCGAGCCGTTGCCCGGAGGATGGCTGCTGCGCCCCGTCGCCGAAGAGCCCCGCGACGGGGCCACCCGAGTGACACTCGATCTGCGCGCGGGCCGGACCCCGTCGGTGACCGTCGCCGGGGCGACCGGGGAGTGGCGTCACCAGCTGACGCCCCGGCACGCGCAGATCCTCGAGCTCCTGGCCGACGGGCGCGGGCACACCGCTGCGCAGGTCGCGGAGGCGCTGTTCGGGGACGCCGCGCGGGTGGTCACCGTCCGCGCCGAGATCTCGCGGCTGCGCCGCGTGCTCTCCGGGTTGATCGCCGCACAGCCGTACCGCTTCGCCGACGCCGCGGTGGTCGAGACCCTCCGCTGA
- a CDS encoding acetoin reductase: MARIALVTGAGRGIGAGIARRLAADGLDLALVDLTADGVEAVAEEIRATGRRAVAFTADVSDRDAVFAAVAATVEALGGLDVMINNAGVALVGPVADVTPDELRRLFSINVDGVLWGIQAAAASFIDRGVRGKIVNAASIAGHEGFAMLGAYSATKFAVRGFTQAAAKEYATHGITVNAYCPGVVGTDMWVEIDQRFADLTGAAVGETYEKFVGGIALGRAQTPEDVAAFVSHLASPDSDYMTGQAVLIDGGLVYR; this comes from the coding sequence ATGGCACGCATAGCACTGGTGACGGGAGCGGGACGAGGGATCGGCGCGGGGATCGCGCGGCGACTCGCCGCGGACGGCCTCGACCTGGCGCTGGTCGACCTCACCGCCGACGGCGTCGAAGCCGTTGCCGAGGAGATCCGGGCGACGGGCCGCCGCGCGGTCGCGTTCACCGCCGACGTGTCCGACCGTGACGCGGTCTTCGCGGCGGTCGCGGCCACCGTCGAGGCATTGGGCGGGCTCGACGTGATGATCAACAACGCCGGCGTGGCGCTGGTCGGACCCGTCGCGGACGTGACACCCGACGAACTGCGCCGCCTGTTCTCCATCAACGTCGACGGCGTGCTCTGGGGCATCCAGGCCGCCGCGGCGTCCTTCATCGACCGGGGCGTGCGCGGCAAGATCGTCAACGCCGCGTCGATCGCCGGTCATGAGGGCTTCGCCATGCTCGGCGCGTACAGCGCCACCAAGTTCGCGGTGCGCGGCTTCACCCAGGCCGCCGCGAAGGAGTACGCGACGCACGGCATCACCGTCAACGCCTACTGCCCGGGCGTGGTGGGCACCGACATGTGGGTCGAGATCGACCAGCGGTTCGCCGACCTCACGGGCGCCGCGGTGGGGGAGACGTACGAGAAGTTCGTGGGCGGCATCGCGTTGGGCCGCGCCCAGACGCCGGAGGACGTGGCGGCGTTCGTCTCGCATCTCGCGAGCCCCGACTCCGATTACATGACGGGGCAGGCCGTGCTCATCGACGGCGGCCTGGTCTACCGCTGA
- a CDS encoding GAF domain-containing protein — MTEPAMSAGEDPRRYARLLSEVYDATMSGSRPPARPRGVIDDSWRRVRAAGLAPDTDPGPALGWVDVELSRQESGLGPVLEELTAGLAPLTADGDNILVVADRFGRVLWRSGSTRVLAHADRLGFVEGAGWAEDQVGTNAIGTAIASRTPVQIFSAEHFARSHHSWTCAGAPIRDVHTGHILGVVDVSGPAATVHATTLALVSTVAKLAESRLREAHLAGLERLRSVAAPMLAGLGRPGLAVDTNGWVAAVGDLPPRSRVALPAHLTGPSVRLPDLGLCTVDPLPGGWLLQPDPGDGPDTATRITVDLRPGRAPEVAVAGGGGGWRYQPSRRHAQILELLADGAGRTAAQLADALFGDPGRVVTVRAEISRLRRVLSGVIAAQPYRFADGVSVELLR, encoded by the coding sequence GTGACGGAACCGGCGATGTCGGCGGGGGAGGACCCGCGCCGTTACGCGCGGCTGCTGTCCGAGGTGTACGACGCGACCATGAGCGGGTCCCGCCCGCCGGCACGGCCGCGGGGCGTGATCGACGATTCCTGGCGGCGCGTGCGCGCCGCCGGGCTCGCCCCCGACACCGATCCCGGGCCGGCGCTCGGCTGGGTGGACGTCGAGCTGAGTCGCCAGGAGTCGGGTCTCGGACCCGTGCTCGAGGAACTCACCGCGGGCCTCGCCCCGCTCACCGCCGACGGTGACAACATCCTCGTGGTCGCCGACAGGTTCGGGCGCGTCCTGTGGCGTTCCGGCTCGACGCGCGTCCTCGCGCACGCGGACCGGCTGGGCTTCGTCGAGGGCGCGGGCTGGGCCGAGGACCAGGTGGGCACCAATGCCATCGGCACGGCCATCGCCTCGCGGACGCCCGTGCAGATCTTCTCCGCCGAGCACTTCGCCCGCAGCCACCATTCCTGGACGTGCGCCGGCGCCCCGATCCGCGACGTGCACACCGGCCACATCCTCGGCGTCGTCGACGTCTCCGGGCCCGCGGCGACCGTGCACGCGACGACCCTCGCGCTGGTGTCCACCGTCGCCAAGCTCGCCGAATCGCGGCTGCGCGAGGCGCACCTCGCGGGGCTCGAACGGCTGCGGTCGGTCGCGGCGCCCATGCTCGCGGGGCTGGGCCGCCCGGGCCTCGCCGTCGACACCAACGGCTGGGTGGCGGCGGTCGGTGACCTTCCCCCGCGCTCGCGGGTCGCCCTGCCCGCACACCTGACCGGGCCGTCGGTCCGGCTCCCCGACCTCGGGCTGTGCACCGTCGACCCCCTTCCCGGTGGCTGGTTGCTGCAGCCCGACCCCGGCGACGGCCCCGACACCGCCACGCGGATCACCGTCGACCTCCGACCGGGGCGTGCGCCGGAGGTCGCGGTCGCGGGCGGCGGCGGAGGCTGGCGGTATCAGCCCTCGCGGCGGCACGCACAGATCCTCGAGCTCCTCGCCGACGGTGCAGGCCGTACCGCGGCCCAGCTCGCCGACGCGCTGTTCGGCGATCCGGGCCGGGTGGTCACGGTGCGGGCGGAGATATCGCGGCTGCGGCGGGTGCTGTCGGGCGTGATCGCCGCCCAGCCCTACCGCTTCGCGGACGGCGTGTCGGTCGAGTTGCTGCGCTGA
- a CDS encoding PIG-L deacetylase family protein: protein MTEPQIFPEDWTTALVLVAHPDDPEYGMAAAVARWTSQGKTVAYGLATSGEAGIEGMSPGTAGPVREEEQRRSAAVVGVDEVRFWGYPDSRVTNTPELRDSIRKAIARYDPDIVITLWGGPEWAPGAPNQSDHMEFTRAVAEAAAAAGVTAYQTAPEPTYIVDVTGFTERAVESLAEHRQYLSVLDPVTPVIEQAREQVASACLPRGEFRHTVGFRDLP from the coding sequence GTGACCGAGCCGCAGATCTTTCCCGAGGACTGGACCACGGCGCTCGTCCTGGTGGCGCACCCGGACGACCCCGAATACGGCATGGCGGCGGCCGTCGCCCGCTGGACCTCCCAGGGGAAGACCGTGGCGTACGGCCTCGCGACCTCCGGTGAGGCGGGCATCGAGGGCATGTCGCCGGGCACCGCGGGGCCCGTGCGCGAGGAGGAGCAACGACGGTCCGCGGCCGTCGTCGGCGTCGACGAGGTGCGGTTCTGGGGCTATCCCGACTCGCGGGTGACGAACACACCCGAGCTGCGGGACTCGATCCGCAAGGCCATCGCCCGGTACGACCCCGACATCGTGATCACCCTGTGGGGCGGCCCCGAGTGGGCGCCCGGCGCCCCGAACCAGAGCGACCACATGGAGTTCACCCGGGCGGTCGCCGAGGCCGCCGCGGCGGCGGGTGTCACCGCGTACCAGACCGCGCCGGAGCCGACGTACATCGTCGACGTCACCGGCTTCACCGAGCGTGCCGTGGAATCGCTGGCGGAACACCGCCAGTACCTGTCGGTGCTGGACCCGGTCACGCCCGTCATCGAGCAGGCCCGCGAACAGGTGGCCTCCGCGTGCCTGCCGCGCGGCGAATTCCGGCACACCGTGGGCTTTCGCGACCTCCCGTAG
- the argC gene encoding N-acetyl-gamma-glutamyl-phosphate reductase, translating to MTVSVAIAGASGYAGGEILRLLLGHPQYLAGELTIGALTAGGNAGSTLFEHHPHLLPLADRVLQETTPDTLRGHDVVFLGLPHGKSAEIAEALPPSTLIIDCGADYRLKDAAEWEHYYGSAHAGTWPYGLPELPGNRDVLAGASRIAVPGCYPTVSTLALLPAVAAGIVGPEVTVVAVSGTSGAGKSLRTDLLASEAIGSARAYGVTTHRHTPEITQNLSAVANSPVTVSFTPVLVPMARGILATVSAATTATAAQAREVYATAYADEPFVHLLPEGLQPQTKSVLGSNAVQVQVAVDERAGRLIATAAIDNLTKGTGGAAVQSMNLALGWPETAGLSTVGVAP from the coding sequence ATGACTGTTTCCGTGGCGATCGCGGGCGCGAGCGGTTACGCCGGGGGAGAGATCCTCCGGCTGCTGCTCGGCCACCCGCAGTACCTGGCCGGTGAGCTCACGATCGGCGCGCTCACCGCCGGCGGTAACGCCGGCAGCACCCTCTTCGAGCACCACCCGCACCTGCTGCCGCTCGCCGACCGCGTCCTGCAGGAGACCACCCCGGACACGCTGCGCGGACACGACGTCGTCTTCCTCGGCCTGCCGCATGGCAAGTCCGCCGAGATCGCCGAGGCGCTGCCTCCGTCGACGCTCATCATCGACTGCGGCGCGGACTACCGGCTCAAGGACGCCGCGGAGTGGGAGCACTACTACGGCAGCGCGCACGCCGGCACCTGGCCCTACGGACTGCCCGAACTCCCGGGCAACCGGGACGTGCTCGCGGGCGCGTCCCGCATCGCCGTTCCGGGCTGCTACCCGACGGTGTCGACCCTCGCCCTCCTGCCCGCCGTCGCGGCGGGCATCGTCGGTCCGGAGGTGACGGTCGTCGCGGTGAGCGGGACGTCGGGCGCCGGGAAGTCCCTCCGGACCGACCTGCTGGCGTCCGAGGCCATCGGGTCGGCGCGGGCCTACGGCGTGACCACGCACCGGCACACCCCGGAGATCACGCAGAACCTCTCGGCGGTCGCGAATTCGCCCGTCACCGTGTCGTTCACTCCGGTGCTCGTCCCGATGGCGCGGGGCATCCTCGCCACCGTCTCCGCCGCGACGACGGCGACGGCCGCGCAGGCCCGGGAGGTCTACGCGACGGCGTACGCCGACGAGCCCTTCGTGCACCTGCTCCCCGAAGGCCTGCAGCCGCAGACCAAGTCGGTGCTCGGTAGCAACGCGGTGCAGGTCCAGGTGGCGGTCGATGAGCGCGCCGGACGCCTCATCGCCACCGCCGCCATCGACAACCTCACCAAGGGCACCGGCGGCGCCGCCGTCCAGTCCATGAACCTCGCGCTCGGCTGGCCCGAGACCGCCGGCCTGTCCACCGTAGGAGTCGCACCGTGA
- the argJ gene encoding bifunctional glutamate N-acetyltransferase/amino-acid acetyltransferase ArgJ, protein MTFKLVRNQGVTAPLGFKAAGIAAGIKVSGKPDLALVFNEGPHYAAAGVFTRNKVKAAPVLWSEQVIKDGHLRAVILNSGGANACTGPGGFQDTHATAEKVAETLSHWGTETGAGEVAVCSTGLIGDRLPMDKVLAGVTEIVHEMGGGLTGGTDAAHAIMTTDTVPKEAALHHADGWNVGGMAKGAGMMAPSLATMLVVLTTDVHATPEQLDEALRFATAYTFDRLDVDGATSTNDTVLLLSSGASEKTCTQEELNAAVREVCDDLAAQLQGDAEGVTKRILITVTGAVSEEEALIGARAIARDSLVKTALFGSDPNWGRVMAAIGIAPIELIHDKLTVSFNGQPIAENGCGVPGARDVDLSGPEITVTVDLGLGRGTATIRTTDLSHAYVEENSAYSS, encoded by the coding sequence GTGACCTTCAAACTCGTTCGGAACCAGGGCGTCACCGCGCCCCTGGGGTTCAAGGCCGCGGGCATCGCCGCCGGCATCAAGGTGTCGGGCAAGCCCGACCTCGCCCTGGTCTTCAACGAGGGGCCGCACTACGCCGCCGCGGGCGTCTTCACCCGCAACAAGGTCAAGGCCGCCCCGGTGCTCTGGAGCGAGCAGGTGATCAAGGACGGCCACCTGCGGGCGGTGATCCTCAACTCGGGCGGCGCGAACGCCTGCACCGGCCCCGGCGGCTTCCAGGACACCCACGCCACGGCCGAGAAGGTCGCGGAGACGCTGAGCCACTGGGGGACCGAGACCGGCGCCGGCGAGGTCGCCGTGTGCTCCACCGGACTCATCGGCGATCGCCTGCCGATGGACAAGGTGCTCGCCGGGGTCACCGAGATCGTGCACGAGATGGGCGGCGGCCTCACCGGCGGCACCGATGCCGCGCACGCCATCATGACGACGGACACCGTGCCCAAGGAGGCCGCGCTGCACCACGCCGACGGCTGGAACGTCGGGGGGATGGCGAAGGGCGCCGGGATGATGGCGCCCTCGCTCGCGACCATGCTCGTGGTACTCACGACCGACGTCCACGCCACCCCGGAACAACTGGACGAGGCGCTGCGGTTCGCCACGGCCTACACCTTCGACCGGCTCGACGTGGACGGCGCCACCTCGACCAACGACACCGTGCTCCTGCTGAGCAGCGGCGCGAGCGAGAAGACCTGCACGCAGGAGGAACTGAACGCGGCCGTGCGCGAGGTCTGCGACGACCTCGCCGCCCAGCTGCAGGGCGACGCCGAGGGGGTCACCAAGCGGATCCTCATCACCGTGACCGGCGCGGTCTCCGAGGAGGAGGCCCTGATCGGCGCCCGCGCCATCGCCCGCGACAGCCTGGTCAAGACCGCGCTGTTCGGCAGCGACCCCAACTGGGGCCGCGTCATGGCGGCGATCGGGATCGCCCCGATCGAGCTGATCCACGACAAGCTCACCGTGTCCTTCAACGGGCAGCCCATCGCCGAGAACGGCTGCGGCGTACCGGGAGCGCGCGACGTGGACCTCTCCGGACCGGAGATCACGGTCACCGTCGACCTGGGCCTCGGGCGCGGTACGGCGACGATCCGCACCACGGACCTCTCGCACGCCTACGTCGAAGAGAACTCGGCGTACTCCTCATGA